From the genome of Streptomyces sp. NBC_01304:
ATGAAGAGGGCCCAGGCGGTGAACTTCACGCGGTCCGCGAGGGCGCCGCTGATCAGGGCGGGCGTGATGATCGCGAACATCAGCTGGAAGACCGCGAACACGTACACCGGGATGGTGTAGCCGTCCCACAGCTCGGTGATGCCGAGCCCGCTGAGGCCGACGTAGTCGGAGTCCCAGCCGATCAGGGAGCCCTTGTCGGTGCCGAAGGCGACGGAGAAGCCGTAGAGCACCCACAGGATGGTGACGATCCCGAGGCTGATGAAGCTCATCATCAGCATGTTCAGGGTGGACTTGACGCGGACCATGCCTCCGTAGAAGAAGGCCAGGCCCGGCGTCATGAGCATCACCAGTGCGGAGCAGATGAGCATGAATCCGGTGTTGGCGGAAGAGAGCTTGGGTGCCTCTTCCGCAGCGAGCATGATGCCTGGAGGCATCGGCGTCTCCTCGTCGTATGCGGCCCGTGCGGGCGGAGCCTGAGCGGTTTATGAGGGGTGGGCCTTATGGACGCCGAGATTGGCGTAGCGCGGTTTCGGCGGACGCCCCTCGATGTTTCGCCGCAGTGACGAAGACGTCGTGCGTGTTACGCGTGAATGAACTGCCGGATGGCGCGGGGTGCGGCTTTCTACCCTGTGCGCACAACGCAGCCGACCGCGGTCGGCCATCCGATTGACCTGGCGTGGGGGAGCCGAGTCGGGCTGTCGGGATGGGCCGGCCGCGGCCGGGGTTCTGGGGGATGCTCCGCGGCCCCGAAGGGCCCCGGTGTCAGACCGCTTCTGCCGATTCGGGCAGCTGGGCGGCGAGCTCGTCGGTGAGGTGCACGACTTCGGCGACGTCCCCGAAGTCCCGCATCGCGGTGTCCACGGTCTTGCGCAGGCGGGTGTTGACCCGCTCGGAGCGGACCCGCTTGGCGACGGTCAGGGCCTGCTCGGTGTAGACCGCGCTCTGCTCGGGTTCGCGCTGCAGCAGGTGCACGGTGGCCATGCCGATGAGATTGAGTGCGTACGAACGCTGGTGCTCGCTGTCCTTGCTGAACAGCTCGACCGCGCGGGCCATCACGGGCTGGGCCAGTGAGGCGTAGGTGGGGCTGCGGCCCGCCACGTAGGCGAGGTCGCGGTAGGAGTGGGCGTTCTCGCCGTTCAGCTCGGCCTCGGAGAAGAAGCGGATCCAGTCCGGCTCCTGGTCACCGGCCTCGACGGCGTCCTCGAAGGTGTCCTCGGCCATCCGCACGGCCCGCTTGGTCTTGCTGGGCTGGCCCATGTTGGCGTACGCGCGGGCCTCCATCGCATACAGCATGGCCTGGGTGCGGCCGGTGGCGCAGTCACGGCTGCCGTACTGCGCGAGGTGGATGAGTTCCAGGGCGTCGTCCGGGCGGCCGAGGTGGATCATCTGGCGGCTCATGCCGGAGAGGATGTACGAGCCCAGCGGCTTGTCGCCGGCCTCCTTGGCGGCGTGCAGGGCGAGCACGAAGTACTTCTGGGCGGTGGGCTGCAGACCCACGTCGTAGCTCATCCACCCGGCCAGTTCCGCCAGTTCGGCCGCGATCTTGAACAATCGCTGGGCGGTGGCCTCGGGTTGGGGCTCCTGCAGCAGGTCGGTCACCTCGTGCAGCTGCCCGACCACCGCCTTGCGGCGCAGGCCGCCGCCGCACTGGGCGTCCCACTGCCGGAACATCATCGTGGTGGACTCGAGCAGGTCCAGCTCCGGCTTGGACAGGCGCGAGGCCCGCCTTATCGGAGTGGGCGCCTCGAGCGCGGGCGAGGCGGGGCTCGGGACCAGCCAGCGCTGCATGGGCTCGATCAGGGAGGGGCCCGCGGAGAGCGCGAGCGAGGTGCCGAGGAAGCCGCGGCGGGCGAGCATCAGGTCGCTGCGCGAGAACTCGCTGATCAGCTCGACGGTGCCGGTACCGGTCCAGGGCAGGTCGACGCCGGAGAGCGACGGCGACTGGTGGGCCGTGCGCAGGCCGAGGTCCTCGATGGCGACGACGGAGCCGAAGCGCTCGGAGAACAGCTCGGACAGGATCCGCGGGATCGGCTCCCGCGGCTGCTCGCCGTCCAGCCAGCGGCGCACGCGCGAGGTGTCGGTGGAGATGTGATTGGCACCCAGCTGGCGCGCCCTGCGGTTCACCTGGCGGGCGAGTTCGCCCTTCGACCAGCCGCTGCGGACGAACCACGAAGTCAGCTGCTCGTTGGGGCGCTTGTCGGCGTTCGCGCCGCTGCCGCTGCTGCCGCCCACTGGAACGCCCCCATCCCTAGGTGTCGCTTGTGCGCTGGATACGCCAAGCCCCTACAGAATGCCGCGAGTTACTGCCTTGCGTCCGGCGAATCTCACCCGTCGAACAGGAAAGCGACTTGCCTCCGGCATACCCACGAGCGCACACATCCCTGCGTTCGTGCACTGAAAGTAATCCTACGATCACCCTTCCGGCGAGGGCGATCCGTGAAACGCCACCATTCGCCACCCCTTCGAATGAACTCATGGACGGCTACACGCGATTCACTTGACACAGGCCAGCCGCGAGTGGGCGGAGCGGTGCACACCGGGGCGCACG
Proteins encoded in this window:
- the nsdA gene encoding transcriptional repressor NsdA is translated as MGGSSGSGANADKRPNEQLTSWFVRSGWSKGELARQVNRRARQLGANHISTDTSRVRRWLDGEQPREPIPRILSELFSERFGSVVAIEDLGLRTAHQSPSLSGVDLPWTGTGTVELISEFSRSDLMLARRGFLGTSLALSAGPSLIEPMQRWLVPSPASPALEAPTPIRRASRLSKPELDLLESTTMMFRQWDAQCGGGLRRKAVVGQLHEVTDLLQEPQPEATAQRLFKIAAELAELAGWMSYDVGLQPTAQKYFVLALHAAKEAGDKPLGSYILSGMSRQMIHLGRPDDALELIHLAQYGSRDCATGRTQAMLYAMEARAYANMGQPSKTKRAVRMAEDTFEDAVEAGDQEPDWIRFFSEAELNGENAHSYRDLAYVAGRSPTYASLAQPVMARAVELFSKDSEHQRSYALNLIGMATVHLLQREPEQSAVYTEQALTVAKRVRSERVNTRLRKTVDTAMRDFGDVAEVVHLTDELAAQLPESAEAV